In Mytilus edulis chromosome 6, xbMytEdul2.2, whole genome shotgun sequence, the following proteins share a genomic window:
- the LOC139526306 gene encoding ankyrin repeat domain-containing protein 50-like produces the protein MSNQGNTYNLIMKKVISEDSGEYCMHVGNFSKKIQLKIKEQFGKRLEQWKKDDQQFVSTEAEKHVMQEILKQSSVTLVGNSGIGKSFLSKHIALLMMEHGFTVIPCSNPEDIGKWFKHGKKTLFVYDDVCGRYTLNQQTYDEWKQILCYITSLLRDQCCKILSTCRLEVYKDERFSNLSIFKMCNIDLSSDEFKLSAAEQNAIAEEYFTDNTDEVKELSEKYDFFPLLCSLYHKQNLQKNVSISSFFSNPFDFFKDQLEQMYGESDAGKMQYCSLVICVMFNNTLTEENWSIKDEKIGQVLNDFLAECELSKDTPIKSLKKSLETLEGTYVVKEDSTYKIIHDKLFDFLAKYFGQKMLQLFFCHANTDFIAERFIWKITESMSTEIEFVIKIPDKHIDKYIERLLRDWKNGYVYSVYHNRNMKSSSFTETFVTHLNKLDQSTQHELVCTKDIHSKDIALSGSCYIGTIDLVKWLISRNSDVNYSIDNGWFPLLFASQEGHVDVVKELLQHSADVNKCNKKDASPLYIASQEGHVDVVKELLQHSAGINKCTNEDTSPLYIASQNGHVDVVKELLQHSADVNKCNNNNASPLFIASQIGHVDVVKELLQHSADVNKCKNNNASPLFIASQIGHADVVKELLQHSADVNKCNNNNASPLFIASQIGHVDVVKELLQHSADVNKCKNNNASPLFIASQEGHVNVVKELLQYSADVNQCRNDGTPPLQIACNNNRIEVVHELLQCDDVDIDLCGEDGCSSLYMASQEGHVDVVKELLQHSADVNKCDNNGVSPLYIASQNGHVDVVKELIQHSAAVNKCNNNDASPLSIASQNGHVDVVKELLQHSADVNKCDNEDTSPLYIASQNGHVDVVKELIQHSADVNQCYNNCISPLIIASYNGHVDVVKELLQHSADVDKCEKNGASPLYRASENGHVDVVKELLQHSADVNTCNKNGESPLYIASQNGHVDVVKELLNHSADVNKCDDKGQKPLHVAHMNGHLKIEELLLGTSASQHLCHND, from the exons ATGTCCAATCAAGGCAATACATACAACCTTATAATGAAGAAAGTTATATCAGAGGACAGTGGAGAATATTGTATGCACGTTGGAAACTTTTCCAAGAAAATACAGCTGAAAATTAAAG AGCAGTTTGGAAAACGCTTGGAACAGTGGAAGAAGGATGATCAACAGTTCGTAAGTACTGAAGCAGAGAAACATGTAATGCAAGAAATTTTGAAACAAAGTTCCGTTACCCTGGTAGGAAACTCCGGCATTGGAAAAAGTTTTCTTTCTAAACACATTGCCCTGTTAATGATGGAACATGGCTTTACTGTAATTCCATGCAGTAACCCTGAAGATATTGGTAAATGGTTCAAACATGGTAAGAAAACATTATTTGTCTATGATGATGTCTGTGGCCGGTACACTCTTAATCAACAAACTTACGATGAATGGAAACAAATTCTTTGTTACATTACATCACTTCTTAGAGACCAATGTTGTAAAATATTGTCGACATGTAGATTGGAAGTTTACAAAGATGAACGTTTCAGCAATCTGTCTATTTTCAAAATGTGCAACATCGATTTAAGTTCGGACGAATTCAAACTTAGTGCCGCTGAACAAAATGCTATAGCTGAGGAGTACTTTACGGACAATACTGATGAAGTGAAGGAACTGTcagaaaaatatgattttttcccACTTTTGTGTAGCTTGTATCATAAACAGAACCTCCAGAAAAATGTAAGCATTAGCTCTTTTTTTAGCaatccttttgatttttttaaagatcaaCTTGAACAAATGTATGGCGAGAGTGATGCTGGTAAGATGCAGTATTGTAGCTTAGTAATTTGTGTGATGTTTAACAACACATTAACAGAAGAAAACTGGTCCATAAAAGATGAGAAGATCGGACAAGTTTTAAACGATTTCCTCGCAGAATGTGAACTATCTAAAGACACACCTATCAAAAGTTTAAAGAAATCCCTTGAAACACTTGAAGGTACCTATGTAGTCAAGGAGGACAGTACATACAAAATAATCCATGATAAATTGTTCGATTTCCTGGCTAAGTACTTCGGGCAGAAGATGTTACAGCTCTTTTTTTGTCATGCGAATACCGATTTCATTGCTGAGAGATTCATTTGGAAGATTACAGAAAGCATGAGCACAGAAATAGAGTTTGTGATAAAAATACCAGATAAACATATAgataaatatatagaaagattGCTGCGAGACTGGAAGAACGGTTATGTCTACAGTGTGTATCATAACAGAAACATGAAATCTTCTTCATTTACAGAGACATTTGTTACACACTTAAATAAACTTGATCAATCAACGCAACATGAACTTGTTTGTACTAAAGATATTCACAGTAAAGATATAGCTCTTTCAGGAAGCTGTTATATTGGTACTATTGACCTCGTTAAATGGTTGATAAGTAGGAATAGTGACGTTAACTACAGTATAGATAATGGTTGGTTTCCCTTATTATTTGCTAGTCAGGaaggacatgttgatgttgttaaggaactgttacaacattcagctgatgtcaataaatgtaacaaaaaagaTGCATCACCACTTTATATagcaagtcaggaaggacatgttgatgttgttaaagaactgttacaacattcagctgGTATCAATAAGTGTACCAATGAGGATACATCACCTCTGTATATagcaagtcagaatggacatgttgatgttgttaaagaactgttacaacattcagctgatgtcaataagtgtaACAATAATAATGCATCACCTCTGTTTATAGCAAGTCAGAttggacatgttgatgttgttaaagaactgttacagcattcagctgatgtcaataagtgtaAAAATAATAATGCATCACCTCTGTTTATAGCAAGTCAGATTGGACATGctgatgttgttaaagaactgttacaacattcagctgatgtcaataagtgtaACAATAATAATGCATCACCTCTGTTTATAGCAAGTCAGAttggacatgttgatgttgttaaagaactgttacagcattcagctgatgtcaataagtgtaAAAATAATAATGCATCACCTCTGTTTATagcaagtcaggaaggacatgttaatgttgttaaagaactgttacaatattcagctgatgtcaatcAATGTAGAAATGATGGCACTCCACCACTACAGATTGCTTGTAACAACAACAGGATAGAGGTTGTACATGAACTTCTTCAGTGTGATGATGTTGACATTGATCTCTGTGGTGAAGATGGATGTTCTTCACTTTATATggcaagtcaggaaggacatgttgatgttgttaaagaactgttacaacattcagctgatgtcaataagtgtGACAATAATGGTGTATCACCTCTGTATATAGCAAGTCAGAATGGtcatgttgatgttgttaaagaactgatACAACACTCAGCTGCTGTCAATAAGTGTAACAATAATGATGCATCACCTCTGTCTATagcaagtcagaatggacatgttgatgttgttaaagaactgttacaacactcagctgatgtcaataagtgtGACAATGAGGATACATCACCTCTGTATATagcaagtcagaatggacatgttgatgttgttaaagaattgatacaacattcagctgatgtcaatcAATGTTACAATAATTGTATATCACCTCTAATTATAGCCAGTTATAatggacatgttgatgttgttaaagaactgttacaacattcagctgatgtcgATAAGTGTGAAAAGAATGGTGCATCACCTCTGTATAGAGCAAGTGAGAATGGgcatgttgatgttgttaaagaactattacaacattcagctgatgtcaatacGTGTAACAAGAATGGTGAATCACCTCTGTATATTGCAAGTCAGAatggacatgttgatgttgttaaagaactgttgAATCATTCAGCTGATGTCAACAAATGCGACGACAAAGGTCAAAAACCTCTTCATGTGGCACATATGAATGGTCATTTGAAAATAGAAGAATTACTTTTAGGAACAAGTGCAAGTCAACATTTATGTCACAATGATTAA